In a single window of the Melioribacteraceae bacterium genome:
- a CDS encoding glycyl-radical enzyme activating protein produces MQTHGYIFDIKKFSVNDGPGIRTTVFFKGCPLTCWWCHNPESQRELPEEIDGCTFRWNFSNSTSSSKTIGSRISVDHIMNEIKKDIPFYEESNGGVTISGGEPMLQKEFLYSLLYSCKQNDINTAIDTTGYAPFVDFEKIYELIDLFLYDLKLIDEQEHINYCGIPNTLIHDNLTLLTEIGNKVVLRIPIIPSITDTGKNISSMIDLISRLKNIREIDLLPYHNSATKKYERMNKENKINQIKAPTKEVMLELKSRFEQLNIPVKIGG; encoded by the coding sequence TTGCAAACTCACGGTTATATTTTTGATATAAAAAAATTCTCTGTAAATGATGGTCCGGGAATAAGAACAACGGTTTTCTTTAAAGGGTGCCCTTTAACATGCTGGTGGTGCCACAATCCCGAAAGTCAAAGAGAACTTCCCGAAGAAATAGACGGATGTACCTTCCGGTGGAATTTTAGTAATTCAACATCTTCTAGTAAAACAATCGGTTCTAGAATCTCAGTTGACCACATAATGAATGAAATAAAAAAAGATATTCCATTTTATGAAGAGTCGAATGGAGGTGTAACCATTTCTGGCGGTGAACCAATGCTTCAAAAAGAATTTCTATATTCTCTACTCTATTCGTGCAAACAAAATGATATAAATACAGCAATCGATACGACCGGCTATGCCCCCTTTGTGGATTTCGAGAAAATCTATGAATTAATCGACCTATTTTTATACGATTTAAAGTTAATTGATGAGCAAGAACACATTAACTATTGCGGTATTCCAAACACTCTAATTCATGATAATTTAACACTGCTTACCGAAATAGGAAATAAAGTTGTTTTGCGTATTCCAATTATTCCTTCGATTACAGATACAGGAAAAAATATTTCTTCAATGATTGATTTAATTTCCCGATTAAAAAATATCCGTGAGATTGATCTTCTTCCCTACCATAATTCAGCGACTAAAAAATATGAGAGAATGAACAAGGAAAATAAAATCAATCAAATTAAAGCACCAACAAAAGAAGTTATGTTAGAATTAAAAAGTAGATTCGAACAACTAAACATTCCGGTTAAAATCGGAGGATAA